One Citrus sinensis cultivar Valencia sweet orange chromosome 5, DVS_A1.0, whole genome shotgun sequence genomic window, GCTTTGTAGGTCTCCCAGGGCTGCAATAATATTATCGAACATTCAAGTTACTAATCGACGAATGCAATatcatttgaattattaaaatggTAGATCACATCGCTATGGCTCAAATGACACGAGGATCAACTAAGCATTCATACCAAACCCTAGCTTAAATTTTGAGCGTTGTACTGGAAATTAGGAAGAAATGTCGAGGGAAGACTTTTCAAGTCTTGTTGGACACGTTCTATTGGTGGTTTTTGTCGTTGACTCACTAATTGACCTCACAATGATGATGTTATGGAGGAAAAGggaagaaaaatatcttttgCTATTTGCTTGAAAATTAAGACCTATGTTTCTGGAATTGACGATGATCTTTGCAAGTTGAACTTTAAAAGTGAAAAGTCAATTACGTGTCAATTAGCtaagttaattatttatgcTTTATTATACAAAATGAGAAGCGTTGAATTTGAAACTTCAAATCTAACAGttggaaagaaaaagtaatataTCAGGGGAAATGTGGGGGAGGTTGGCtggaaagaaaaagtaatataTAAGGGGAAATGTGGGGAAGGTTGGGGGAAGTGggacaaattaaaatttgaaggttttttttatttaatttatttatctaaataATTCAATACTCGGATGACCATAAAATTAGTCACGGTCCTAATGTAAATCTTAGTAAATTTATGTAAAGATATcatgttaattaaatatgtgtaataataatatgacatTTGTTGATACTAAAATCTGGTCGTCCTTTACTTTGTCCGACCAGATTGTCTCAACAACGATTGTACTAACGATGACTGGAACACTGTACTCCCAACGCTTTCCCAATTACACGATCCTCAGAGACCCAAATCAATCTCCCTCCTCCTTCGTGACCTGCGCTTACAAAAACAAATCAGGAGCGCCGATGGTTTTTCTGGCGAAAATCCTTCGATGCTTAAGTCAGTATACGGGGTTCTCGGGAAAAAATGTGTAATTTAGGCTCGTGCAAACTAATAACAACTTAATCAAAGAAAAGTGCcttagagattttttatgaAGTTAAATTCTAACGacaatttggcagcgttttccctttctcttatttttttttttttttttgtgttccCCTTCTCTATCTATTTTCCCAGCTTTTATAGGCAATCTCTCCTTGTCTTTAGAACATTTACCACACCCGTCATACTAGGGCGATCAAAGGTCCTTACGAGTCTCAACAATCAAACATGGGCAAACGTGGGGCATCGTGTTCTCCCCAACGGTTTGGGGCATGGCGAAACGGTCGCGTTGTCGTGGGATCGTATCCTCTTTTTGAATGACATGTTTCTAGTTGGTACACGATTCTGGTTGGTCGTTACGTGCTCCATGAAGAATACCCTACTAGAAATCTACTCATACCATTCAGCTGCAGAGATTCGTCTCCAACTTGGAAATGGAGACATGGCCAACTGGTGCCTTTTTAATGCCCaaacaacataataaataataataacaacaacagtaataatgataatgacaaaaataatagtaacaataataaattctattatttaaaatattattataatgataattattatttattaaaatattattattaattattatttaaattaacgATAAAAagagtattaaaaaatttagttggggataaaaaaaagtcattctttgaaataaaattctgATTTTTAACCCCCTAGGAATCAGAACTCTTATAGTGATTCCTAAATTTATAGGTCCACACTACTCTCATTCTGATTCCGAACTTTCATTTTACAGGTAAacaatttattgattttgattcctTCATTCCAATTCACATTACTGTTTAATAAACACAGCATTAGGCTTCTTGGTGGTAAGAATAGAATGGACAATGGAAGACATCAAtacttttcttattaaaattattaaaaattttaagtgtttcttactctttttaaaaaacgtaaaattatttttctttttcctcaacCACAATAtctagttttaaaaaataataataataataatgaaactgataactaaattttctttcaatctaAATTCAAATCTCAGGACTCTGGTCTCAACACAAgagattttataaatagaattagttgttaaccataaaatttctcataaattttagaattatatctctaattcaaaattaaagctTATTGAcctttttctgtttctttttttttttttttaccatggCTCAATTTCGCGAGAAACAGGCATATATATCATGTGAGTTGTGGAGtcgaattttgattttgaattggCTTTCCAAATTGGTTCGTGAATTAAAATCTATAAAAGTTGGTCAATTATGGACTGCTATTATATGTAATACAAGTATGATACGACTCTTGTGGGGCAGCGACAACAGTTCCAAGTTCTTCTACTTTATTAATTGCTGTgatgttgatattttttacttCCCAAGTTTTTTTTAGGATACAAGGAAGGGAAGGCAGGTGGAAAGAGAGTTTTCTTTGATCTTTTtagtagatttttttctttttaaaaataagtattgatttcatattttaacAATACATAACAGTACGATGAGAACAACATTAGcattatatataatagttAATTTGGAGAGAATTCATTACAGACGCACAATTAAgtgtttttttatatataactaataatgaaTCACATgaattatttaagttttttaagacctaaaatattttaaatttaaaattttaaatagatttcttttatttattctaacGATAATCTAATCTCTTTCCTACTCATATGAGCGAGATTTGAATCTTAAACTTTTGgctttcattaaaattaaactgaagttaataattaatgggTTCAATATTttcacatgaaaaattaaatttaaaaatttcacataatttggtTTACTACCATTGGatcaaaattaatcataatttaaatttttggtttgttttatttagagTGAACCGTCATCAAACCGGTTGgttcatataaaaatatcaaaatgaaCCGAACTTGCAAGTTGTTAAACTCTGTTCATGTTTATACCAATAACagcgggaaaaaaaaaaaaaatgcaaaactagAGATTCCTTATCTTGCTGGACTATTGACTACGGGATCCACTAAAGTCAAAGTAATAGGCCAATGAAGCCCAATTATCAAATACTCCGGACACAAATGATAAGCTTATTGCTTATTTGGCTGTCaaaccaaaatttttaaaaaaaaattataatatttaataagttaaagCAACAAAACAAAGGGgtcattattatatttgtccTGCATAGAGATTCCTCTCTTTCCAAAGAGATACTACTTCTCAGTTCTCACTAGATACTATCACAACTATCCAGTTTGTTGTGGTCAAGACAAGACACTACCCTCTGAGTATCCGTTGAATTAATTCAGTATTACAACAGATGAACAGAATTAAATGGTAAGCAAagaatgaaattgagaagtgaATTGGAGCCTTAGAGGATTCAAATTATGGCGTCGGTTTCACAGTGCCCACCTTTTGGTTTCTCTAGAAAATATTACCATGTATCTGAAGATGGAAGCTGCGTCAGGCAAAGCAGTTTCTTCCAAGGCCATGCAGTTTTGAACCAAGGCGTTGGCTACTCTGTTATTCTTGGTTTCGGTGCCTTCTTTGCAGTCTTCACCTCTTTCCTGGTGCGTACACTTAATACCTTTCAGCTTAAGCTTTTCGGTCAAGTAGTTGCTTAAAATTCATTTCCTGTACTATTGTtcatcaaaacttaaaattttgggagGTCAGGTTTGGCTAGAAAAGCGATACGTGGGGTCTCGTCACACGTCTGAATGGTTTAACACTGCGGGCAGGAATGTTAAAACAGGGCTTATTGCCAGTGTTATTGTGTCACAGGTAAAATTGCAATTTGCAAATCTAAGTGGATATATTTTAAGCTTAGCTTAATGGTGATTTGATGAATTTTACGTGTAGTGGACATGGGCAGCCACAATATTGCAAAGTTCTAATGTTGCATGGGAGTATGGAGTCAGCGGACCTTTTTGGTATGCCAGTGGAGCTACCATCCAGGCATGTGAATTTCCAAGCAATTTGTTTAAACTGtatatttctcttcaattGAATATTTTGGTTGGTAATTTTGCTCTATATATGCAAATCAACAGGTGCTTCTGTTTGGTGTAATGGCCATAGAgataaagagaaaagcttcccATGCTCATACTGTTTGTGAAATTGTAAAAGCTCGGTATGTTTTTGTCACAATGACTGAACTAGTGTGGCCATTTTATATGCTGATGCCTGTGAACTCACCTCTTAATTATTCAGTTGGGGGACTGCGGCACATCTTGTGTTCCTTGCTTTCTGCTTTCTGACGAATATTATAGTGACGGCAATGCTGCTACTTGGTGGTTCTGCTGTTGTTAATGCTCTAACTGGAGTGAACATATATGCTGCTAGCTTTCTAATTCCACTCGGAGTTATTGTTTACACACTAGCAGGAGGACTCAAAGCCACCTTCTTAGCAAGCTACATACATTCTGTTATAGGTATCGTCAAACGTCCAATGtgttgtaaattttacatgtTATGCTGCTAGAAAACAAAGCTGCATTGATTTGATGACATAATTGGTTTCAGTGCATGTGGTATTAGTCATTTTCGTTTACTTGGTTTACACGGCAAGCAGTGAGCTTGGCAGTCCCAGTGTGATGTACAACCGCCTAGTGGAGGTAGCCAGCAAGTCAAGAATATGTCAGGAGCCAGTTTCCCATGCTGGGCAATCCTGTGGTCCTGTCAATGGGAACTACAAAGGTTCTTTCCTGACGATCTTGAGTTCTGGAGGTCTTGTTTTCGGAATCATTAACATTGTTGGCAACTTTGGCACTGTTTTTGTTGATAATGTAAGCTTCTCTTTTCTGTTTCATTTGGTGCAAGCATTTCCTCTGCATTTTCATCAATACATacctaattaattataactcGTGAAATCCTCTAGGGCTATTGGGTGAGTGCTATAGCTGCTCGACCTTCATCAACTCACAAGGGCTACCTATTGGGTGGGCTAGTGTGGTTTGCAGTTCCTTTTTCACTGGCAACATCACTTGGTTTAGGAGCACTTGCTCTTGACTTACCACTAACAGAAACTGAGGCA contains:
- the LOC102608006 gene encoding urea-proton symporter DUR3, producing MASVSQCPPFGFSRKYYHVSEDGSCVRQSSFFQGHAVLNQGVGYSVILGFGAFFAVFTSFLVWLEKRYVGSRHTSEWFNTAGRNVKTGLIASVIVSQWTWAATILQSSNVAWEYGVSGPFWYASGATIQVLLFGVMAIEIKRKASHAHTVCEIVKARWGTAAHLVFLAFCFLTNIIVTAMLLLGGSAVVNALTGVNIYAASFLIPLGVIVYTLAGGLKATFLASYIHSVIVHVVLVIFVYLVYTASSELGSPSVMYNRLVEVASKSRICQEPVSHAGQSCGPVNGNYKGSFLTILSSGGLVFGIINIVGNFGTVFVDNGYWVSAIAARPSSTHKGYLLGGLVWFAVPFSLATSLGLGALALDLPLTETEASHGLVPPATAIALMGKGGSILLLTMLFMAVTSAGSSELIAVSSLCTYDIYRTYINPDASGEKILKVSRAVILGFGCFMGFLAVILNKAGVSLGWMYLAMGVLIGSAVLPIAFMLLWRKANAIGAIAGTITGCLLGIITWLSVTAIEYGRINLDTTGRNAPMLAGNLVSILTGGAVHAVCSLFWPQNYDWDTTKQITMVEKDKGELPVDEFKEEKLMRAKAWIVKWGVGFTVVIAILWPLLTLPAGEFSLGYFTFWAVVAIAWGTIGSAVIIALPLIESWETIKSVCVGMFTNDLLMERVEEINIKLQTIMLAIPEAENMYLLEKEKAKNKEATEKQA